In Myxocyprinus asiaticus isolate MX2 ecotype Aquarium Trade chromosome 32, UBuf_Myxa_2, whole genome shotgun sequence, one genomic interval encodes:
- the LOC127423010 gene encoding neurogenic differentiation factor 2-like isoform X2, producing MAPASDVPTIWPGIRAGIAAAMLTRLFNEPSLLPDMQKFAGWVDDSGSEDSKTKDEEQEHCRLGDEDLDEDDVKGGSSRAQSEIAGEEDDDEDVDEDDCGDEGDRPKKRGPKKRKMTPARIERSKVRRQKANARERTRMHDLNSALDNLRKVVPCYSKTQKLSKIETLRLAKNYIWALSEILRNGKRPDVVSYVQTLCKGLSQPTTNLVAGCLQLNSRNFLTEQCQEGARFHVPNPSFPMHAYPYQCPRLASAQCQSGSNTHNLRNHSFCSAYETVYAGGASPEYNSPDYEGHHSPPVCINGNFSLRQQEPVSPDTERGYHYSMHYTSLHGPRPSTGHGLAYGPSGARSGSTHSENVPPFPEVHGHHDRAPAYEELNAFFHN from the exons ATGGCTCCTGCCAGTGACGTGCCCACCATATGGCCTGGCATCAGAGCAGGTAT TGCCGCCGCCATGTTGACGAGATTATTCAACGAACCTTCACTGCTTCCAGACATGCAGAAGTTCGCGGGCTGGGTGGATGACAGCGGGAGTGAGGACTCCAAAACCAAGGACGAAGAGCAGGAGCACTGTCGCCTAGGCGACGAGGACTTGGATGAGGACGACGTGAAAGGCGGGAGCAGCCGGGCTCAGTCGGAGATCGCAGGGGAGGAGGATGACGATGAGGATGTTGATGAAGATGACTGTGGggatgagggagacaggcctaaGAAACGCGGGCCAAAAAAACGCAAGATGACACCGGCTAGGATAGAGCGCTCGAAAGTACGGCGTCAAAAGGCGAACGCCAGAGAGCGCACGCGCATGCACGATCTGAATTCAGCACTGGACAATCTACGCAAAGTCGTGCCGTGCTATTCAAAAACTCAAAAACTCTCCAAAATTGAAACACTAAGGCTGGCGAAAAACTACATTTGGGCGCTGTCGGAAATCCTGCGGAACGGGAAGAGACCGGACGTGGTTTCTTATgtacagacactgtgcaaaggcCTTTCCCAACCCACCACCAATCTGGTGGCTGGCTGCCTCCAACTTAACTCACGGAACTTTCTAACGGAGCAATGTCAAGAGGGAGCGCGCTTTCACGTGCCCAACCCCTCGTTCCCCATGCACGCGTATCCATATCAGTGCCCCCGTCTGGCAAGCGCACAATGTCAATCCGGATCCAATACACATAACCTCCGAAATCACTCTTTCTGTTCGGCCTACGAGACTGTGTACGCCGGGGGCGCGTCCCCAGAATACAACAGTCCAGATTATGAGGGCCACCACAGCCCTCCGGTGTGTATAAATGGCAACTTTTCTTTGCGGCAACAGGAACCCGTTTCACCAGACACGGAAAGAGGTTATCATTATTCTATGCATTACACCAGTCTGCACGGCCCACGTCCCTCCACTGGTCATGGCCTTGCCTATGGCCCGTCGGGAGCGCGCAGCGGCAGCACGCACTCGGAGAACGTTCCACCGTTTCCTGAGGTACACGGGCACCACGATCGGGCGCCTGCGTATGAGGAACTGAACGCCTTTTTCCACAATTAG
- the LOC127423010 gene encoding neurogenic differentiation factor 2-like isoform X1, with protein MLTRLFNEPSLLPDMQKFAGWVDDSGSEDSKTKDEEQEHCRLGDEDLDEDDVKGGSSRAQSEIAGEEDDDEDVDEDDCGDEGDRPKKRGPKKRKMTPARIERSKVRRQKANARERTRMHDLNSALDNLRKVVPCYSKTQKLSKIETLRLAKNYIWALSEILRNGKRPDVVSYVQTLCKGLSQPTTNLVAGCLQLNSRNFLTEQCQEGARFHVPNPSFPMHAYPYQCPRLASAQCQSGSNTHNLRNHSFCSAYETVYAGGASPEYNSPDYEGHHSPPVCINGNFSLRQQEPVSPDTERGYHYSMHYTSLHGPRPSTGHGLAYGPSGARSGSTHSENVPPFPEVHGHHDRAPAYEELNAFFHN; from the coding sequence ATGTTGACGAGATTATTCAACGAACCTTCACTGCTTCCAGACATGCAGAAGTTCGCGGGCTGGGTGGATGACAGCGGGAGTGAGGACTCCAAAACCAAGGACGAAGAGCAGGAGCACTGTCGCCTAGGCGACGAGGACTTGGATGAGGACGACGTGAAAGGCGGGAGCAGCCGGGCTCAGTCGGAGATCGCAGGGGAGGAGGATGACGATGAGGATGTTGATGAAGATGACTGTGGggatgagggagacaggcctaaGAAACGCGGGCCAAAAAAACGCAAGATGACACCGGCTAGGATAGAGCGCTCGAAAGTACGGCGTCAAAAGGCGAACGCCAGAGAGCGCACGCGCATGCACGATCTGAATTCAGCACTGGACAATCTACGCAAAGTCGTGCCGTGCTATTCAAAAACTCAAAAACTCTCCAAAATTGAAACACTAAGGCTGGCGAAAAACTACATTTGGGCGCTGTCGGAAATCCTGCGGAACGGGAAGAGACCGGACGTGGTTTCTTATgtacagacactgtgcaaaggcCTTTCCCAACCCACCACCAATCTGGTGGCTGGCTGCCTCCAACTTAACTCACGGAACTTTCTAACGGAGCAATGTCAAGAGGGAGCGCGCTTTCACGTGCCCAACCCCTCGTTCCCCATGCACGCGTATCCATATCAGTGCCCCCGTCTGGCAAGCGCACAATGTCAATCCGGATCCAATACACATAACCTCCGAAATCACTCTTTCTGTTCGGCCTACGAGACTGTGTACGCCGGGGGCGCGTCCCCAGAATACAACAGTCCAGATTATGAGGGCCACCACAGCCCTCCGGTGTGTATAAATGGCAACTTTTCTTTGCGGCAACAGGAACCCGTTTCACCAGACACGGAAAGAGGTTATCATTATTCTATGCATTACACCAGTCTGCACGGCCCACGTCCCTCCACTGGTCATGGCCTTGCCTATGGCCCGTCGGGAGCGCGCAGCGGCAGCACGCACTCGGAGAACGTTCCACCGTTTCCTGAGGTACACGGGCACCACGATCGGGCGCCTGCGTATGAGGAACTGAACGCCTTTTTCCACAATTAG